A section of the Acidobacterium capsulatum ATCC 51196 genome encodes:
- a CDS encoding glycosyltransferase family 9 protein: MLGDSGLVHGYLSYPVGTRNVRELLGLWWRIRRFRPEWVIYLTKYRGDRELRRDETFFRLCGVSNIAGVPRGELSTPQYLPQTGLWEREGARLLRCISHLGEAAIDDLSLWDMRLTPAETAKASDVLALLQGAPFLACGPGTKAQAKDWGEENWRALLESLSSRLPGAGLVMIGAKEDGPVSDIASAGWNGPVLNLCGALSPRETAAVLQHAKCFIGPDSGPMHLAAAYGVPCVIAFASRTRPGIWFPIGEGHRILYKELECSNCDLEVCVERQRKCLTSISVEEMLQAILAVWPTRN; this comes from the coding sequence GTGCTGGGCGATAGCGGACTGGTTCACGGCTATCTGAGCTACCCGGTGGGTACCAGAAATGTGCGGGAACTGCTTGGACTCTGGTGGCGGATCCGCCGCTTCCGTCCAGAGTGGGTCATATACCTGACGAAATATCGCGGCGACAGGGAACTGCGCCGGGACGAAACCTTTTTTCGCTTGTGCGGAGTAAGCAATATTGCCGGTGTGCCGCGCGGCGAGCTTTCAACGCCGCAGTATCTTCCGCAAACTGGTCTGTGGGAGCGAGAGGGAGCCCGGTTGCTGCGCTGCATATCCCATTTGGGAGAGGCAGCCATTGATGACCTGAGTCTCTGGGATATGCGTCTGACTCCGGCGGAAACGGCAAAGGCGTCCGACGTTCTGGCTCTTTTGCAGGGGGCTCCATTTCTGGCTTGCGGCCCTGGCACCAAGGCTCAGGCAAAGGACTGGGGTGAAGAGAACTGGCGTGCTCTCCTGGAATCACTCAGCTCGCGACTGCCGGGCGCAGGGTTGGTCATGATTGGCGCCAAGGAGGACGGCCCGGTCAGCGACATAGCCAGTGCGGGATGGAACGGGCCGGTATTGAATTTGTGCGGAGCCTTGAGTCCTCGCGAAACCGCGGCGGTGCTGCAGCATGCGAAGTGCTTTATAGGACCAGACAGCGGGCCAATGCATCTGGCTGCTGCTTATGGTGTGCCGTGCGTGATTGCCTTTGCCTCTCGAACGCGTCCCGGCATCTGGTTTCCAATCGGGGAGGGACATCGCATACTCTACAAGGAGCTGGAATGTTCCAACTGCGACCTCGAGGTATGCGTCGAAAGGCAGAGAAAGTGCCTGACCTCGATCAGCGTGGAGGAAATGCTTCAAGCCATTCTTGCGGTGTGGCCAACCAGGAATTGA
- the hldE gene encoding bifunctional D-glycero-beta-D-manno-heptose-7-phosphate kinase/D-glycero-beta-D-manno-heptose 1-phosphate adenylyltransferase HldE, with amino-acid sequence MMIQNLHKVIRLMEDQWAGKRALVIGDVMLDRYVWGEVERISPEAPVPVVFAQRRDDRPGGAANVAMNLAGLGVPVSLLGFCGKDAEAALLSDGLRVQNIHSCLVPVQSHPTTSKLRILGGQQQMLRLDVETPGGYPSEAFEQLLRQVDQEIEQADVLVLSDYAKGVLTEEVCQHAIQTARRRGIPVLVDPKHRSFARYRGATTICPNLQELSVATGLPKVQLAANLDLARDMVREFELESLTVTLSEKGIAVLTADEQMMAPAVARQVFDVSGAGDTVLATLAVAYACGLDARTAIELANVAASIVVGKVGTVPVTMTELMHSLMPEIDRKAEEKVLPLERMQTRVASWRAAGEKVVFTNGCFDLLHIGHITLLEDARQQGDRLVVAINSDASVQRLKGPLRPIVGEAQRARVLAALAAVDAVVVFDEPTPLEAIVALKPDVIVKGGDYTEATVVGAEEVRSWGGQVVIVPTVEGFSTTRLIARASEG; translated from the coding sequence ATGATGATTCAGAATTTGCACAAAGTCATTCGCCTGATGGAAGACCAATGGGCGGGTAAGCGGGCGCTCGTGATAGGCGATGTCATGCTTGATCGTTACGTGTGGGGAGAAGTGGAGCGCATTTCTCCGGAAGCTCCGGTACCGGTGGTCTTTGCACAGCGCCGCGATGACCGGCCCGGCGGTGCGGCTAATGTTGCCATGAACCTCGCGGGATTAGGGGTTCCGGTGAGCTTGCTTGGCTTTTGCGGCAAGGATGCTGAAGCTGCCCTGCTGAGTGATGGACTGCGCGTCCAGAATATCCATTCCTGTCTTGTTCCCGTGCAGAGCCACCCGACGACTTCCAAGCTGCGTATCCTCGGGGGGCAGCAGCAGATGCTGCGACTTGACGTGGAGACGCCAGGCGGTTATCCGTCTGAGGCGTTTGAGCAACTGCTGCGGCAAGTTGATCAGGAGATAGAGCAGGCCGATGTGCTGGTGCTCTCAGACTATGCGAAGGGCGTGTTGACTGAGGAAGTTTGCCAGCATGCGATCCAGACGGCACGCCGCCGTGGCATTCCTGTCCTGGTGGATCCTAAGCACCGCAGCTTTGCGCGCTACCGTGGAGCGACCACCATCTGCCCAAATTTGCAGGAGCTTTCTGTTGCTACCGGATTGCCCAAGGTGCAACTGGCCGCCAACCTTGATCTTGCCCGCGACATGGTGCGCGAGTTCGAACTGGAGTCGTTAACGGTCACGCTGAGCGAGAAGGGCATTGCAGTATTGACCGCGGATGAGCAGATGATGGCTCCGGCGGTCGCCCGGCAGGTATTTGACGTCTCGGGTGCGGGGGACACCGTGCTCGCAACGCTGGCAGTGGCCTATGCCTGCGGGCTCGATGCCAGAACCGCCATTGAGCTGGCGAATGTCGCAGCCAGTATTGTGGTTGGCAAGGTGGGCACGGTTCCTGTGACGATGACAGAACTCATGCATAGCCTCATGCCGGAGATTGACCGCAAGGCCGAAGAAAAAGTTCTCCCGCTAGAGCGCATGCAGACTCGCGTGGCAAGCTGGCGTGCGGCCGGCGAAAAAGTTGTCTTTACTAATGGGTGTTTTGACCTTTTGCATATTGGTCATATCACCTTGCTGGAAGATGCGCGCCAGCAGGGTGACCGGCTCGTAGTTGCCATCAACTCCGATGCCTCGGTGCAGCGCCTCAAGGGGCCTTTGCGGCCTATCGTCGGAGAGGCGCAGCGAGCTCGCGTGCTCGCTGCGCTGGCTGCCGTGGATGCCGTTGTGGTTTTTGACGAGCCAACACCGCTTGAAGCCATTGTTGCTCTGAAGCCCGACGTCATCGTGAAGGGCGGCGACTACACTGAGGCGACTGTCGTGGGGGCCGAGGAGGTCCGGTCCTGGGGCGGTCAGGTGGTCATTGTTCCCACGGTGGAAGGATTCAGTACCACGCGACTGATTGCCAGGGCGAGCGAAGGCTAG
- a CDS encoding NAD-dependent epimerase/dehydratase family protein: protein MKLTNEKVLICGGGGFIGGHLVRTLKEKGINVVRSVDVKPLDEWYQKQADVENLVLDLRDKESCVKAAEGIDVVFQLAADMGGMGFIENNKALCMLSVLTNTHMLMAARDAGVQRFFYSSSACVYNGDKQKSANVVPLKEEDAYPALPEDGYGWEKLFSERMCRHFEEDFGLVTRVARYHNVYGPFGTYDGGREKAPAAICRKVIEAKLTGKHEIEIWGDGHQTRSFMYIDDCTYGTQAILESEIHEPINLGSSEIVTINQLVDIAEEIGGVKLERRYKLDAPKGVNGRNSDNTLIQKYLGWEPSIKLRDGLAKTYAWIENEIKAKK, encoded by the coding sequence ATGAAGTTGACCAATGAAAAAGTTCTTATTTGTGGTGGCGGCGGTTTTATTGGCGGCCACCTGGTGCGCACGCTCAAGGAAAAGGGCATTAACGTTGTGCGCTCGGTGGATGTGAAGCCGCTGGACGAGTGGTACCAGAAGCAGGCAGATGTTGAGAACCTGGTGCTCGATCTGCGCGACAAAGAGAGCTGCGTCAAGGCTGCCGAAGGCATCGACGTGGTCTTTCAGCTCGCGGCTGACATGGGCGGCATGGGATTTATTGAGAACAACAAGGCGCTGTGCATGCTGAGCGTGCTGACCAACACGCACATGCTGATGGCTGCGCGCGATGCGGGTGTGCAGCGCTTCTTTTACTCCTCGTCGGCGTGCGTCTACAACGGGGACAAGCAGAAGAGCGCCAACGTGGTTCCGCTGAAGGAAGAGGATGCTTACCCCGCCCTGCCGGAAGATGGTTATGGCTGGGAGAAGCTCTTCAGCGAGCGCATGTGCCGCCACTTTGAAGAGGACTTTGGCCTGGTCACCCGCGTGGCGCGCTATCACAACGTGTATGGGCCTTTTGGCACGTATGACGGTGGACGAGAGAAGGCTCCGGCCGCGATTTGCCGCAAGGTGATCGAGGCGAAGCTGACGGGCAAGCATGAGATTGAAATCTGGGGCGACGGCCATCAGACGCGCAGTTTCATGTACATCGATGACTGCACCTATGGCACGCAGGCTATTTTGGAGAGCGAGATTCACGAACCCATCAATCTCGGTTCGAGCGAAATTGTGACGATCAATCAGCTCGTCGATATCGCAGAAGAAATCGGCGGCGTAAAGCTTGAGCGCCGTTATAAGCTCGATGCTCCCAAGGGGGTCAATGGCCGCAACAGCGACAACACCCTCATCCAGAAGTACCTGGGCTGGGAGCCGTCCATCAAGCTGCGCGATGGCCTGGCCAAGACTTATGCCTGGATTGAAAACGAGATCAAGGCAAAGAAGTAG
- a CDS encoding CgeB family protein: MIEPSNLYQEKQLSAFRLSYVGMLPKESTAEYRVRALQRIGQEVHTFHVESFLRGSRIMNNLRLRYPLGPFISSINRALIEHVDKVRPEIVILDKPMFFTPQTIQRIKDQGAKVVIYMQDNPFGPRNDGGWQQFYRIYPMADLLCAIREADVKRYRAQSLPYIQTMFSYEPSVHFPPEPAWGDKDREYDISYIGHPHEQRPAFLLQLAEQYGLPISISGNGWDNVLNDSQKKKYLRNGFLKGAAYRQTIWRSKVNLSFVTQLNEDDIAHKSIEIAASGGFLLALRTPGHQACFEEDKEAAFFSTIDECAEKARYYLEHPIEREEIARRGHARAIQNQYSNDAQLTRIMKYFA; encoded by the coding sequence ATGATTGAGCCGAGCAACCTCTATCAAGAAAAGCAGCTGTCCGCTTTCCGCCTGAGTTATGTTGGGATGCTTCCCAAAGAGAGTACGGCCGAGTATCGGGTCCGGGCGCTTCAAAGGATCGGCCAGGAGGTGCACACCTTTCACGTTGAAAGCTTCCTGCGCGGAAGCCGCATCATGAATAACTTGCGGCTACGCTACCCTCTGGGCCCATTCATCTCTTCTATAAATCGGGCTCTTATTGAGCATGTTGACAAAGTTCGTCCTGAAATCGTCATCCTTGATAAACCGATGTTCTTTACACCCCAGACGATCCAGCGCATTAAAGATCAAGGGGCAAAAGTCGTCATCTACATGCAGGACAATCCGTTTGGACCGCGAAACGACGGGGGTTGGCAACAGTTTTACCGCATTTACCCCATGGCCGATCTGCTCTGCGCTATCCGCGAGGCCGATGTGAAACGCTACAGGGCACAGTCTCTGCCATACATCCAAACCATGTTTAGCTACGAGCCATCGGTGCATTTCCCGCCGGAGCCTGCCTGGGGTGATAAGGACCGGGAATACGACATTTCCTATATCGGTCATCCACACGAACAGAGACCTGCATTCCTGCTCCAGCTCGCAGAACAATATGGCCTTCCCATATCTATCTCGGGTAACGGATGGGACAACGTACTCAACGATTCGCAAAAGAAGAAATACTTGCGGAACGGGTTTCTAAAAGGTGCAGCCTACCGTCAGACTATCTGGCGTTCAAAAGTCAATTTAAGCTTCGTCACGCAGCTCAACGAAGATGACATCGCGCACAAGTCTATTGAAATTGCGGCCAGCGGCGGATTCCTGCTGGCGCTACGTACCCCAGGTCATCAGGCATGCTTTGAAGAGGATAAAGAGGCAGCTTTTTTCTCAACAATAGATGAGTGTGCCGAGAAGGCCAGATACTACCTGGAGCATCCTATCGAGCGGGAAGAAATTGCGCGCCGCGGACATGCACGTGCAATTCAAAATCAATACAGCAATGACGCGCAATTGACTAGGATTATGAAGTACTTCGCCTGA
- a CDS encoding D-sedoheptulose-7-phosphate isomerase, producing the protein MNDNLLTHESFEDAIASHLRTVELFRDQREVVEQIGTIMLHSLRQGGKILWCGNGGSAADAQHLAAEIVGRFKRNRKGMPSIALTTDTSILTAVANDFGYDCVFQRQVEALCAPEDVLVAISTSGNSRSVCAAVEAAKAVGAATIGFTGAKGGTLASLADVALCVQSEETARIQEVHILCGHILCDWIETAAMDQLAREIREA; encoded by the coding sequence ATGAATGACAACTTGCTCACCCATGAATCATTTGAGGATGCGATTGCTTCTCACCTGAGAACAGTAGAGCTGTTTCGTGATCAGCGTGAAGTGGTGGAGCAGATCGGTACGATCATGCTGCATTCTTTGCGGCAAGGCGGAAAAATTCTCTGGTGCGGCAATGGAGGCAGCGCGGCCGATGCGCAGCATCTGGCCGCGGAGATCGTGGGGCGCTTCAAACGCAATCGCAAAGGGATGCCTTCGATCGCTCTGACAACGGATACTTCGATTTTGACGGCGGTAGCCAATGATTTTGGCTACGATTGCGTCTTTCAACGTCAGGTAGAAGCGCTCTGCGCTCCTGAGGATGTGCTGGTGGCCATTTCAACCTCGGGCAATAGCCGCAGCGTGTGCGCTGCAGTGGAGGCCGCCAAAGCTGTCGGAGCTGCAACCATCGGCTTCACGGGAGCAAAAGGCGGAACGCTGGCCTCTTTGGCGGACGTTGCGCTGTGCGTGCAGTCAGAGGAGACGGCGCGCATTCAGGAGGTCCATATCCTCTGTGGTCACATTCTTTGCGACTGGATAGAAACCGCAGCAATGGATCAGTTGGCCAGGGAAATTAGAGAAGCATGA
- the alaC gene encoding alanine transaminase: MEEFSRIKRLPAYVFNITGELKAAARRRGEDIIDFGMGNPDGATPRHIVDKLVETVANPSSHRYSLSRGIAPLRRALTRWYDRNYGVTLDPETEAIVTIGSKEGIAHLCMATLEQGDAVLVPNPSYPIHIYGPVIGGATIRSVPMHQADTFLAELEAQISLMYPRPRMLILNFPANPTTQCVDLAFFERVVELCRTWNIWLVHDLAYADLVFDGQRAPSVLQVPGAKEIAVEFFTLSKSYNMPGWRVGFMAGNPRLVAALARLKSYVDYGTFTPIQVAAIAALDGPQDCVAAICDTYRRRRDCLVNGLNRLGWPVEMPRATMFVWAQIPERFREMGSLEFSKLLLKDAKVAVSPGIGFGEYGDGHVRFSLIENEERTRQALRGMRKLLQG; this comes from the coding sequence GTGGAAGAGTTTTCCCGCATCAAACGGCTGCCAGCCTATGTCTTCAACATTACCGGCGAGTTGAAAGCCGCAGCCCGGCGGCGCGGCGAAGACATCATCGACTTCGGCATGGGCAATCCTGACGGCGCCACCCCGCGCCACATTGTCGACAAGCTGGTAGAGACGGTCGCCAATCCTTCCTCGCATCGCTACTCGCTCTCGCGCGGCATCGCCCCCCTGCGCCGCGCGCTCACGCGCTGGTATGACCGTAACTATGGCGTCACACTCGACCCCGAGACCGAAGCCATCGTCACCATCGGCTCCAAGGAGGGGATTGCCCACCTCTGCATGGCGACCCTCGAGCAAGGCGATGCCGTACTGGTACCCAATCCCAGCTATCCCATTCACATCTATGGCCCCGTCATCGGCGGCGCAACCATTCGAAGCGTGCCCATGCACCAGGCCGACACTTTTCTTGCCGAGTTGGAAGCGCAAATTTCGCTGATGTATCCGCGGCCACGCATGCTGATTCTCAACTTCCCTGCCAACCCGACCACGCAGTGCGTCGATCTGGCCTTCTTTGAGCGCGTGGTGGAATTATGCCGTACCTGGAACATCTGGCTGGTGCATGATCTTGCCTATGCCGATCTGGTGTTTGATGGGCAGCGCGCGCCATCGGTCCTGCAGGTTCCGGGCGCAAAAGAGATCGCCGTGGAGTTCTTCACCCTCTCCAAGAGCTACAACATGCCCGGATGGCGTGTGGGCTTCATGGCGGGCAATCCCCGCCTGGTCGCCGCGCTGGCGCGCCTCAAGAGCTATGTGGACTACGGCACGTTCACTCCCATTCAGGTAGCCGCCATTGCCGCGCTCGATGGCCCGCAGGACTGCGTGGCCGCGATCTGCGACACTTACCGCCGCCGCCGCGATTGCCTGGTGAACGGCCTCAACCGGCTTGGATGGCCCGTCGAAATGCCGCGGGCCACCATGTTTGTCTGGGCGCAGATTCCGGAGCGCTTCCGAGAGATGGGCTCGCTCGAGTTTTCAAAGCTGCTGCTTAAGGATGCAAAGGTTGCTGTCAGCCCCGGCATCGGCTTCGGCGAGTACGGAGACGGCCACGTGCGCTTCTCGCTCATCGAGAACGAAGAGCGCACCCGGCAGGCACTGCGAGGCATGCGCAAACTGCTGCAGGGGTGA
- a CDS encoding UDP-glucose dehydrogenase family protein codes for MSSQISIAVVGSGYVGLVAAACFAEIGHKVTCVDNDESKVAMLQAGGVPIHEDYLPELLERHRGKNILFTSDLGRATREAQLVFIAVGTPQSRTGSADLSYVDAVASEIARSIDTYTVIVEKSTVPVYTNEWIRRVVERNGVAKDMFDVASNPEFLREGTAVVDFLHADRVVIGADSERAAALLQKVYEPLTSGEYFRSASAIPGTRTPEAAVPILQTSTKAAELIKHASNAFLAMKISFINVVANICEAVGADVQQVAQGMGTDTRIGPRFLSAGIGYGGSCFPKDVAAFRYVAEQLGLDFDLLAEVEKINAEQKKRFFQKIRSALWTFRGKRIGVLGLAFKGGTDDIRDSPALDIVRQLLHEGCTVAAYDPAAMERTAELLPASGQMSYVDDAYAAAQDADALLILTDWQEFAELDLARLHYTLRYPIVIDGRNLYSPAQMRQSGFTYLSVGRPDAYQMRDVRDTTANYPLP; via the coding sequence ATGAGTTCGCAAATTTCCATCGCTGTCGTTGGGTCAGGTTACGTTGGCCTGGTCGCTGCTGCATGCTTCGCCGAAATTGGGCACAAAGTCACCTGCGTCGACAACGACGAAAGCAAAGTTGCCATGCTGCAGGCTGGCGGAGTTCCAATTCACGAAGACTACCTTCCAGAGCTGCTGGAGCGCCATCGCGGAAAGAACATTTTGTTCACGAGCGATCTGGGCCGAGCGACTCGCGAAGCCCAACTGGTGTTCATTGCTGTCGGTACGCCTCAGAGCCGCACAGGAAGTGCTGATCTCTCTTACGTGGATGCGGTGGCGAGTGAAATTGCACGCTCCATTGATACCTATACGGTGATTGTGGAGAAGAGCACCGTGCCGGTGTACACCAATGAATGGATTCGCCGTGTGGTGGAGCGGAACGGTGTTGCCAAGGATATGTTCGACGTCGCATCGAATCCTGAATTTTTGCGCGAAGGCACCGCAGTGGTTGATTTTCTGCATGCGGATCGCGTTGTGATCGGGGCCGATAGCGAACGCGCAGCAGCCTTGCTGCAAAAGGTGTACGAGCCGCTGACCTCCGGAGAGTATTTCCGCAGTGCCAGCGCGATTCCAGGGACTCGCACTCCTGAAGCCGCAGTTCCTATTCTTCAAACGTCCACCAAGGCCGCGGAACTGATCAAGCATGCTTCCAACGCTTTTCTGGCGATGAAGATTTCATTCATTAATGTAGTAGCCAACATCTGCGAGGCAGTAGGTGCAGATGTGCAACAGGTTGCCCAGGGCATGGGAACGGACACTCGCATTGGGCCGCGCTTTTTGAGTGCGGGCATCGGTTACGGTGGTTCCTGCTTCCCGAAGGATGTGGCGGCGTTCCGCTATGTCGCAGAGCAACTGGGCCTGGATTTTGACCTGCTCGCAGAAGTCGAAAAGATCAATGCGGAGCAAAAGAAGCGCTTCTTTCAGAAGATCCGATCGGCGCTCTGGACTTTCCGCGGGAAGCGGATTGGTGTGCTCGGGCTGGCATTCAAGGGCGGTACCGATGATATTCGCGATTCACCGGCTCTGGATATTGTTCGGCAATTGCTGCATGAAGGATGCACGGTTGCAGCTTACGATCCGGCAGCAATGGAGCGCACGGCGGAACTGCTTCCAGCTTCAGGCCAAATGAGCTACGTCGACGACGCGTATGCGGCAGCGCAGGATGCGGATGCATTGCTGATTCTGACCGATTGGCAGGAGTTCGCCGAACTGGATCTGGCGCGGCTGCATTACACCTTGCGCTATCCCATTGTGATTGATGGGCGCAACCTTTACTCGCCGGCTCAAATGCGCCAGAGCGGATTCACCTACTTGAGTGTTGGCCGTCCTGATGCCTACCAGATGCGCGACGTGCGCGATACCACTGCCAACTATCCACTGCCGTAA
- a CDS encoding glycosyltransferase family 4 protein: MPSRHPTTALRQQTSSEDRPFRIAYFVSHPIQYQAPLLRQIAALSGISLKVFFFSDISIRSYVDRGFGVAVKWDVPLLDGYDSEFLPTIRNRGGLSFSDPICTGIHEKLKDGNFDAVWLHGYHTLNHLHVLWAAKRLKLPLLMRAEPTLIDRSRTWSRKVAKSFSFKLLRRAITAVLPISELNKEYWNTYLGTGIPQFPMPYAVDNQFFRERSVQAETTIDALREELGLTPGRPVILYCSKLQTRKRCIDLVNAYLLLCSDLKLSAKPYLLIVGDGEERGQIEARIRESNDPDIKMLGFRNQSELPRYFSLSDVFVLPSIHEPFGLIVNEVMNAARAVIVTTEVGCQRDLVQDRMNGMVVPPQNIPALANALQYVLEEPGRAKRMGEKGLERIREFSFDQDIQGLLAAIAYIQQTRKSA; the protein is encoded by the coding sequence GTGCCATCCCGTCATCCGACCACAGCGCTTCGGCAACAAACTTCTTCGGAAGACAGGCCATTCCGCATTGCCTACTTCGTGTCACATCCGATCCAATATCAGGCCCCGCTTCTACGCCAAATTGCTGCGCTCTCTGGCATTTCGCTCAAAGTCTTCTTCTTTAGTGACATCTCAATCAGATCCTATGTCGATCGAGGCTTTGGCGTCGCCGTCAAATGGGACGTTCCTCTTCTGGACGGCTACGACTCTGAATTTTTACCTACTATTCGCAATCGTGGCGGGCTCTCATTTTCCGACCCCATCTGCACCGGAATCCATGAAAAGCTCAAAGACGGCAACTTTGATGCGGTTTGGCTGCATGGCTACCACACCCTGAACCACCTCCATGTTCTTTGGGCCGCAAAAAGACTGAAGCTGCCCCTTTTGATGCGCGCTGAGCCCACACTGATTGATCGGTCACGCACGTGGAGCAGAAAAGTCGCGAAATCATTCTCTTTCAAGCTGCTGCGGCGCGCCATCACTGCGGTACTCCCTATCAGTGAGCTGAACAAGGAGTACTGGAACACCTACCTCGGCACCGGTATTCCTCAATTTCCCATGCCTTATGCCGTCGATAATCAATTCTTTCGAGAGAGAAGCGTTCAAGCGGAAACAACTATTGACGCGCTTCGTGAGGAACTCGGCCTCACCCCCGGCAGACCTGTCATTTTGTATTGCTCCAAGCTTCAGACAAGAAAACGATGCATCGATCTGGTCAATGCGTACCTTTTGCTATGCTCCGATTTGAAATTGTCGGCAAAGCCATATTTACTCATCGTCGGAGATGGAGAAGAACGTGGGCAGATTGAGGCGCGTATTCGAGAATCGAATGATCCAGACATAAAGATGCTGGGCTTTCGAAATCAATCAGAACTGCCGCGCTACTTCAGCCTCAGTGATGTCTTCGTCCTGCCATCGATCCATGAGCCCTTTGGACTCATTGTGAATGAAGTGATGAATGCCGCCCGGGCGGTGATCGTAACTACCGAGGTTGGCTGCCAGAGAGATCTGGTTCAGGACCGGATGAATGGCATGGTAGTTCCTCCGCAAAATATTCCCGCGCTGGCAAATGCATTGCAGTATGTACTGGAAGAGCCGGGACGAGCCAAAAGAATGGGGGAAAAAGGCCTCGAGCGTATTCGTGAATTTAGCTTCGATCAGGACATTCAAGGCTTGTTGGCTGCTATCGCCTATATCCAACAGACAAGAAAATCTGCATGA
- the rfaD gene encoding ADP-glyceromanno-heptose 6-epimerase produces the protein MSYIVTGGAGFIGSNLVHGLNRAGITDILVVDNLADPRKLVNLHGARFIDYMDKREFRRAMQQRAVGLSKVEAVFHQGACSNTLVDDGVYMMDNNFTYSKEVLDYAMEKGASLVYASTAAVYGLSGPGHFTPTLENEIPLNVYGFSKLVFDHYVRHLFATRTIDTTVVGLRYFNVYGPREQHKDRMASVIHHFTKQIKESGKVRLFEGSGGYGNGEQRRDFVFVQDLVRLNLFFAKAGPFRNEAPKTYHAIANAGSGQSRSFNEVVAALMKIHGEVPVEFIPFPQDLNNRYQHFTEADLSGLRAAGCDLPMTVLEEGVRQTFIPA, from the coding sequence GTGAGTTATATTGTGACCGGCGGCGCCGGGTTTATCGGCAGCAATCTCGTGCATGGCCTGAATCGCGCGGGAATTACGGACATTCTTGTTGTAGATAATCTCGCTGATCCTCGAAAGCTGGTGAATCTGCACGGGGCGCGTTTCATCGACTACATGGACAAACGGGAGTTTCGCCGTGCCATGCAGCAGCGCGCCGTTGGTTTGTCAAAGGTCGAGGCCGTATTTCACCAGGGTGCTTGCTCCAATACGCTGGTCGATGATGGCGTGTATATGATGGACAACAACTTCACCTACTCCAAGGAAGTATTGGACTACGCCATGGAGAAAGGTGCTTCGCTGGTTTATGCATCGACCGCTGCCGTTTATGGATTGAGCGGTCCGGGACACTTCACTCCGACGCTGGAAAATGAGATTCCGTTGAATGTGTACGGTTTCTCAAAGCTAGTTTTTGATCACTACGTGCGCCACCTGTTTGCTACTCGAACCATTGACACCACAGTAGTGGGGCTGCGCTACTTCAATGTGTACGGGCCGCGTGAGCAGCACAAGGATCGCATGGCTTCCGTGATCCACCACTTCACCAAGCAAATCAAAGAGTCGGGTAAAGTGCGCCTGTTTGAAGGTTCTGGCGGATATGGAAATGGGGAGCAGCGCAGAGACTTCGTTTTTGTGCAGGATCTGGTGAGATTGAATCTGTTCTTTGCCAAGGCCGGCCCCTTTCGGAACGAAGCGCCAAAGACCTATCACGCCATTGCCAACGCTGGGTCAGGGCAAAGCCGTAGTTTCAATGAAGTCGTGGCTGCCCTGATGAAGATTCATGGAGAGGTCCCGGTGGAATTCATTCCATTCCCGCAGGATTTGAATAACCGCTATCAGCATTTCACCGAGGCCGATTTGTCCGGGTTGCGGGCTGCCGGCTGCGATCTGCCGATGACGGTACTCGAAGAAGGCGTGAGGCAGACATTCATTCCGGCTTGA
- a CDS encoding D-glycero-alpha-D-manno-heptose-1,7-bisphosphate 7-phosphatase, giving the protein MGEQVVIHLQTFPLSKLEYVLKARNFMQNLQNKMFIFLDRDGVINRKPPEGEYVERWEDFHILPGVEQAVAVLNTHGKKVIVVTNQRGVALGKYRAADVEFIHQKLQEQLANAGGHIDAFYYCPHDREECDCRKPKPGLILQAFHDFPEANAANSVIIGDSLSDLEAGHSLGMPSIFIDGPRERQKPGAEQARSVAGKTCHSLAEAVDAILRPQRIKPE; this is encoded by the coding sequence ATGGGTGAGCAAGTTGTCATTCATCTGCAGACTTTTCCTTTATCGAAGCTAGAATACGTGTTGAAAGCTCGAAACTTTATGCAGAATTTGCAAAATAAGATGTTTATCTTCCTCGACAGAGATGGCGTCATCAATCGAAAACCGCCTGAAGGAGAGTATGTCGAGCGCTGGGAAGACTTTCACATCCTGCCCGGGGTAGAACAGGCCGTCGCAGTTCTCAACACCCATGGGAAAAAAGTCATCGTGGTTACCAACCAGCGCGGCGTCGCACTCGGCAAGTACCGGGCCGCGGACGTGGAGTTCATCCACCAAAAGCTGCAGGAACAACTTGCGAATGCGGGAGGGCATATCGATGCGTTCTATTACTGTCCCCATGATCGTGAAGAATGCGATTGCCGCAAACCAAAACCCGGACTTATCCTGCAAGCCTTCCATGATTTTCCCGAGGCGAATGCCGCCAACAGTGTGATCATCGGAGATTCACTCTCTGATCTCGAAGCCGGCCACAGTCTTGGGATGCCATCTATTTTCATTGATGGCCCCAGGGAGCGGCAAAAACCCGGCGCTGAGCAAGCCAGGTCTGTCGCAGGAAAAACCTGCCACTCGCTCGCTGAGGCCGTCGATGCAATCCTGAGACCACAGAGGATCAAGCCGGAATGA